The Litchfieldia alkalitelluris genome has a window encoding:
- a CDS encoding glutamate synthase-related protein, translating into MEKNWSPSLFKEFHRQEHDACGIVSAIEKKRVPTKANIDAVIDALVKMNHRAGFINGEGDGVGIHIDIPKALWKEKLEKKDQQTDLVDREDFSVGHFFINRDANVEAIKATLLQLFTEKGLTVVFDSTQVTSSSALGPIASQEEPIFWQVALITNESLNLTNVLFDITIEAEKDKDVHVASLSNHHAVYKVLGAGDILPKFYHDLANPLVASTMTLGHNRYSTNTLSNFFRVQPFAVLGHNGEINTISKLRDEARMINVPLTVGGSDSQDLSRTIETLISRDGYSLFEAMDVLFPPIVNEIKSYPEHLQDLYTYIREAWGHFAQGPAGIISRFADEAVFSVDALGLRPLWKIETETTYLFSSEPGIIPSTEYVAEPKPLSPGEKLGLKWSSDDYIKVYEYTSYQQEVYTRFSNRLSFENYRTRLAAPSLEKTVTISSAGKVHNGQYAAFGWDREHIQLLEQMAQNGAEPIRSLGHDAPLAAIDTGRRNIADFIKESVAVVTNPAIDRDRETEHFSTRSIIGKRPSLVNKAEKDLVLELSSPLLVEGQLGFDSYSQTGQPSYDQVVETYNKQKLVHYLSATFTENETLKDALDRLTAEAKEAVLNGKTLIVIDDAAAHKNGQLWIDPHLILSAVDQTLVEAQMRRDCSLLLRSGSIRSLHDVILAYGLGANIISPYLLFATVSDETTTPAVNLFNALNKGLEKVISTIGIHELRGYSRLFSSIGLHDEIADRLKIVNFLGSESVEFNFESMKNDAIARVEDFDNEKARAGKSFHLFPRIWKAIGEVASTGSYDGYREKLTEQEENNPTTIRHLTDIKQSDKPVAAEKVNIGVGDHSLPFVISSMSFGSQNEIAFRAYAEGAERLNMVSLNGEGGEIKDMLGKYPRTRGQQIASGRFGVNAELLNSSNLLEIKIGQGAKPGEGGHLPGSKVTAKVAEARNATLGSDLISPSNNHDIYSIEDLAQMIAELKTANDQAKVSVKVPVVPNIGTIAVGVAKAGADIITLSGFDGGTGAARIHALQYVGLPVEIGVKAAHNALLEAGLRNNVELWADGGIKSAKDVLKVMLLGANRIGFGTLSMIAIGCTTCRGCHLDTCHVGIATQIESEAQAKEHGLRRFVPRQYELAVQGLVNFFSAFGTELKALTASLGYDNLQDIVGRSDLLEQTRGLNALDLSNLLKPLEVKQFAQKEVAASVEEQQLLVAVGAEYLDLNVEDLQTSREFTTVTSEQRVLGSRVSCHRVRGKLDGSYKQLPEITLSYKNGSIPGNGLGAYNTTGINIHVDGGAQDGIGKTAFGGTIQIYKSKGKDGNFYNGSVGKGFGYGAQQGLLLVQGNADARAGIRLSGADMIIGGRVTSPIPEQENGNLGVNANIKGFAFEYMTNGRGLVLGDPGPWICAGMTGGVVYLRHQPEVGLTKAAIERRIAKGAKVSIKALSEKGMNDVQELLTKYIEGLVSTGQEEEANELKALLVNPEQHFFEVIPTKEQADPSVSTE; encoded by the coding sequence ATGGAAAAAAACTGGAGTCCAAGTCTATTTAAAGAATTTCACCGTCAAGAACATGATGCGTGTGGAATTGTTTCCGCTATTGAAAAGAAACGTGTTCCAACAAAAGCAAACATTGATGCAGTTATTGACGCACTTGTCAAAATGAATCACCGTGCTGGTTTTATTAACGGCGAAGGTGATGGTGTTGGTATTCATATCGACATTCCTAAAGCTCTTTGGAAGGAAAAACTAGAGAAGAAGGATCAACAAACAGATCTAGTAGATAGAGAGGACTTCTCAGTAGGTCATTTCTTTATTAATAGAGATGCAAACGTTGAAGCTATTAAAGCAACTCTTCTACAGCTTTTCACAGAAAAAGGTCTAACCGTCGTTTTTGACTCAACTCAAGTTACATCCTCAAGCGCATTGGGTCCAATTGCTTCACAAGAGGAACCAATTTTCTGGCAAGTTGCTCTTATTACCAATGAATCTCTTAATCTAACAAACGTATTATTTGATATTACAATCGAAGCAGAAAAAGATAAAGATGTACATGTTGCTTCATTAAGTAACCACCACGCTGTCTATAAAGTGCTTGGTGCAGGGGATATTTTACCAAAATTCTATCATGACTTAGCGAATCCTCTTGTCGCTTCAACAATGACATTGGGACATAATCGTTATTCTACGAATACATTATCAAACTTCTTCCGTGTTCAACCATTTGCTGTCCTTGGACATAATGGTGAAATCAACACGATTTCTAAGCTTCGCGATGAAGCAAGAATGATTAATGTACCGTTAACTGTCGGTGGTAGTGATTCTCAAGATCTAAGCCGTACAATCGAAACTCTTATTTCACGTGATGGCTATAGCCTATTTGAAGCGATGGATGTACTATTCCCTCCAATCGTTAATGAAATTAAATCATATCCAGAGCATTTACAAGATTTATATACGTATATTCGTGAAGCGTGGGGGCATTTTGCTCAAGGTCCTGCTGGGATTATTTCAAGATTTGCTGATGAAGCGGTATTTAGTGTTGATGCATTAGGTCTACGTCCACTATGGAAGATTGAAACAGAAACAACATACCTATTCTCATCTGAGCCTGGAATTATTCCTTCTACTGAATATGTGGCAGAGCCAAAACCACTATCACCTGGTGAAAAGCTTGGCTTGAAATGGTCTAGTGATGACTATATCAAAGTATATGAATATACTTCATATCAACAAGAAGTATATACCCGCTTTTCAAACCGTTTAAGCTTTGAAAACTATCGTACTCGCCTAGCAGCACCTAGTCTTGAAAAAACAGTAACTATTTCATCGGCTGGTAAAGTTCACAATGGACAATATGCAGCATTCGGGTGGGATCGTGAGCATATCCAATTGCTAGAGCAAATGGCGCAAAATGGCGCTGAGCCGATTCGTTCATTAGGACATGATGCACCACTTGCAGCAATTGATACTGGAAGAAGAAATATCGCTGATTTTATTAAAGAAAGTGTTGCTGTTGTAACAAACCCAGCGATTGACCGTGACCGTGAAACTGAGCATTTTTCAACTCGTTCAATTATCGGTAAGCGTCCGTCTCTAGTAAACAAAGCAGAAAAAGACTTGGTGTTGGAGCTTTCTTCTCCATTATTAGTTGAAGGTCAACTAGGATTTGATAGTTATAGCCAAACTGGGCAACCTTCATATGATCAAGTAGTTGAAACATATAATAAACAAAAATTGGTTCACTATTTATCTGCAACATTTACTGAAAATGAAACACTTAAAGATGCGCTTGATAGATTAACAGCTGAAGCGAAAGAAGCTGTTTTAAACGGAAAAACACTAATTGTGATTGACGATGCAGCGGCACATAAGAATGGCCAGTTATGGATTGATCCACATCTAATTCTTTCAGCAGTTGATCAAACACTAGTTGAAGCTCAAATGAGACGTGACTGTTCTCTATTATTACGTTCTGGTTCAATTCGTTCATTACATGATGTAATTCTTGCTTATGGATTAGGCGCAAACATTATCAGTCCATACCTATTGTTTGCAACAGTTTCTGATGAAACAACTACTCCTGCAGTAAATCTATTTAATGCCTTAAATAAAGGTTTAGAGAAAGTTATTTCTACGATCGGTATTCACGAATTACGTGGATATAGTCGCTTATTCTCTAGTATCGGTTTACATGATGAAATTGCTGATAGGTTGAAAATTGTGAACTTCTTAGGTTCCGAGTCTGTAGAGTTCAATTTTGAATCAATGAAAAATGACGCGATTGCTAGAGTAGAAGACTTTGATAATGAAAAAGCTAGAGCTGGTAAGAGCTTCCACCTGTTCCCACGTATTTGGAAGGCAATTGGTGAAGTTGCTTCAACAGGTTCATATGATGGATATCGTGAAAAATTAACAGAGCAAGAAGAAAATAATCCAACAACCATCCGTCACTTAACAGATATTAAGCAATCTGATAAGCCAGTAGCTGCTGAAAAAGTGAACATTGGTGTTGGTGATCATAGCCTACCATTTGTTATTTCGTCTATGTCCTTCGGTTCTCAAAATGAGATTGCATTCCGTGCATATGCTGAAGGTGCAGAACGCTTAAACATGGTGAGCTTAAATGGTGAGGGTGGAGAAATTAAGGATATGCTTGGCAAATACCCTCGTACTCGTGGTCAACAGATCGCATCAGGACGTTTTGGGGTTAATGCAGAGCTTCTTAACTCTTCTAACCTATTAGAAATTAAAATCGGTCAAGGTGCAAAACCTGGTGAAGGTGGTCACTTACCAGGATCGAAGGTTACTGCTAAGGTTGCAGAAGCACGTAACGCAACACTTGGTTCTGACTTAATCTCACCTTCTAACAACCATGACATTTACTCTATCGAAGATTTAGCTCAAATGATTGCTGAGTTAAAAACAGCAAACGACCAAGCTAAAGTATCTGTTAAAGTACCTGTTGTTCCAAACATCGGTACAATTGCAGTAGGTGTTGCAAAAGCTGGTGCTGATATTATCACACTTTCTGGTTTCGATGGTGGAACTGGTGCAGCGAGAATTCACGCTCTTCAATATGTAGGTCTTCCTGTTGAAATTGGTGTTAAAGCAGCACATAACGCCCTTTTAGAAGCTGGTCTACGTAACAATGTTGAGCTATGGGCTGATGGTGGTATTAAGAGTGCAAAAGACGTATTAAAAGTGATGTTACTTGGCGCTAACCGTATCGGTTTTGGTACATTATCAATGATCGCTATCGGCTGTACAACATGTCGTGGCTGTCACCTTGACACCTGTCACGTAGGTATTGCAACTCAAATCGAATCTGAAGCACAAGCAAAAGAGCACGGACTTCGTCGCTTTGTACCACGTCAATATGAATTAGCAGTTCAAGGTCTAGTTAACTTCTTCTCTGCTTTTGGTACTGAGTTAAAAGCATTAACTGCGTCATTAGGTTATGACAACCTTCAAGATATCGTTGGACGTTCAGACCTTCTTGAACAAACAAGAGGACTTAACGCATTGGATTTAAGCAATTTATTAAAGCCTCTTGAAGTAAAACAATTTGCACAAAAAGAAGTGGCAGCAAGTGTTGAAGAACAACAACTATTAGTTGCTGTTGGCGCTGAATACCTTGATTTAAATGTAGAAGACCTACAAACTTCAAGAGAATTCACAACAGTTACTTCTGAGCAAAGGGTACTAGGAAGTCGTGTTTCCTGTCACCGCGTAAGAGGAAAGCTTGATGGTTCTTATAAGCAGCTTCCTGAAATAACTTTAAGCTATAAAAATGGTTCGATTCCTGGAAACGGTCTTGGAGCTTACAATACGACTGGTATCAACATCCACGTCGATGGCGGTGCTCAAGATGGTATTGGTAAAACGGCATTTGGTGGAACAATCCAAATCTATAAGTCAAAAGGTAAAGATGGAAACTTCTACAATGGTTCAGTCGGAAAAGGTTTCGGTTACGGAGCTCAACAAGGCTTACTATTAGTTCAAGGAAATGCAGATGCACGTGCTGGTATTCGTTTATCTGGGGCTGATATGATTATTGGTGGAAGAGTCACTTCTCCAATCCCTGAACAAGAAAACGGAAATCTCGGTGTAAATGCAAATATTAAAGGATTTGCCTTTGAATATATGACAAATGGTCGTGGCTTAGTATTAGGTGACCCGGGTCCTTGGATCTGTGCTGGTATGACTGGTGGGGTTGTTTATCTTCGTCATCAACCTGAAGTAGGTCTTACAAAAGCTGCAATTGAGCGTCGTATTGCAAAAGGAGCTAAAGTCTCAATCAAAGCTCTATCTGAAAAAGGAATGAACGATGTTCAGGAGCTATTAACAAAATATATTGAAGGACTTGTTTCAACTGGGCAAGAAGAAGAAGCTAATGAATTAAAAGCACTTCTTGTAAATCCAGAACAACATTTCTTCGAAGTTATTCCAACTAAAGAACAAGCTGATCCATCAGTTTCTACTGAGTGA
- a CDS encoding aromatic acid exporter family protein yields the protein MKIGARILKTGIAITLALLLGTMLNLPAPVFAGIAAVFAIQPSIYRSYLSVIEQIQANVIGAAFAILFVLVFGNDPFIIGLTAILVIGINIKLKIENTIPVAIVTVIAIMENPGEHFIEFSLLRFSTIMLGVLSAFIVNLVFLPPKYEKKLYEKISENTEAIFKWIRLNTRQAVEHPILKTEIESIKDQINKLDQLYLFYKEERNYLQKHKKAKARRLVLFRQMIISAKHALDMLQKLHRYENELHRMPVEIQQIFIKEIDDLINLHEQLNLKVIGKIKTQQTPCELIKDFKFDRKIVIDTFVSYQQENDDEFQKDWYQLLSLVAAMIDYFDELDHLNVLIESYHAYHKDDHRLSVQ from the coding sequence ATGAAAATTGGTGCCCGTATTTTAAAAACAGGGATTGCCATCACGTTAGCTCTACTGCTTGGAACGATGCTAAACCTTCCAGCACCAGTGTTTGCAGGAATTGCAGCTGTCTTTGCGATTCAGCCATCTATCTATCGATCTTATTTATCGGTGATTGAACAAATCCAGGCGAATGTCATTGGTGCTGCTTTTGCGATTCTTTTTGTATTAGTTTTTGGAAATGATCCCTTTATTATTGGATTAACAGCAATTCTTGTGATTGGTATAAACATTAAGTTGAAAATCGAAAATACAATACCTGTTGCTATCGTAACGGTAATAGCTATTATGGAGAATCCCGGGGAGCACTTTATTGAGTTTTCATTGCTTCGGTTTTCAACCATTATGCTAGGGGTATTATCAGCTTTTATTGTCAATTTAGTCTTTTTACCGCCTAAATATGAAAAAAAGCTTTATGAAAAAATATCCGAGAACACAGAGGCAATTTTTAAATGGATTCGTCTCAATACTAGACAGGCCGTTGAACATCCCATTCTAAAAACTGAAATCGAATCCATTAAAGATCAGATAAATAAATTAGATCAACTTTATCTTTTTTATAAAGAAGAAAGAAATTACCTTCAAAAGCATAAAAAAGCGAAAGCACGTAGACTTGTCCTATTCAGACAAATGATTATCTCGGCAAAACATGCGCTTGATATGTTACAAAAGCTTCATCGCTATGAAAATGAACTCCATCGGATGCCAGTTGAGATTCAGCAAATTTTCATAAAAGAGATTGACGATTTAATTAATCTTCACGAACAGTTAAATCTTAAAGTCATTGGCAAAATCAAAACACAGCAAACGCCTTGTGAATTAATCAAGGATTTTAAGTTTGACCGAAAAATTGTCATCGATACTTTTGTTTCTTACCAACAAGAAAATGATGATGAATTTCAAAAGGATTGGTATCAACTTTTATCCTTAGTAGCTGCAATGATTGATTACTTTGACGAACTAGACCACTTAAATGTCTTAATTGAGAGCTATCATGCCTATCATAAGGATGATCATCGATTATCTGTCCAATAA
- the nikC gene encoding nickel transporter permease — MAEPARINGPINNNVNDEKVLSPWAEAWNRFRKNKVAIVGMVIVLFFIILAVFAPWIAPQGIDDKELVKRLQPPSSEHWLGTDDFGRDILSRIIYGARISLWVGFFAVMASMVVGSFLGIVAGYYGRWIDTIISRVFDIMLAFPSILLAIAVVAILGPSLQNALIAIAIINVPNFGRLIRSKVLSVKEEEFITAAKSTGMRDARILFHHILPNSMAPIIVQGSLAIATAIIEAAALGFLGLGAQPPNPEWGKMLADSKNYLVQAPWTMIFPGLAIMLTVLGFNLMGDGLRDALDPKMKN; from the coding sequence ATGGCTGAACCTGCACGTATTAATGGTCCAATAAATAACAATGTAAATGACGAAAAAGTTTTGTCACCATGGGCGGAAGCTTGGAATCGGTTTAGGAAAAATAAAGTAGCGATTGTAGGGATGGTTATCGTTTTATTTTTTATCATCCTCGCCGTATTTGCGCCATGGATTGCGCCACAAGGAATTGATGATAAAGAGTTGGTAAAACGTCTACAGCCACCATCGAGTGAACATTGGTTGGGGACAGATGATTTTGGCCGCGATATTCTCTCAAGGATTATTTATGGAGCAAGAATTTCACTATGGGTCGGTTTCTTTGCTGTCATGGCATCGATGGTTGTAGGCTCCTTCTTAGGAATCGTAGCGGGCTATTATGGCAGATGGATAGACACAATTATTTCTCGTGTGTTTGACATCATGCTTGCTTTTCCAAGTATTCTTTTAGCTATTGCTGTAGTAGCCATCCTTGGACCATCACTTCAAAATGCATTGATTGCCATTGCAATCATCAATGTCCCGAACTTTGGAAGACTGATTCGTTCGAAGGTGTTAAGTGTAAAGGAAGAGGAGTTCATAACGGCTGCAAAATCGACCGGGATGAGGGATGCAAGAATCTTGTTTCATCACATCCTACCTAATAGTATGGCACCTATTATTGTACAAGGTTCACTTGCTATTGCAACAGCAATTATTGAAGCGGCAGCACTTGGATTCTTAGGCTTAGGAGCACAACCACCTAATCCAGAATGGGGAAAAATGCTTGCAGATTCTAAAAATTACTTAGTTCAAGCTCCATGGACAATGATTTTTCCCGGACTTGCAATTATGTTGACTGTTTTGGGATTCAATTTAATGGGGGACGGATTGAGAGATGCACTTGATCCAAAAATGAAAAATTAA
- a CDS encoding ABC transporter permease — protein sequence MFSYTIRRILMVVPVLIGMTLVVFSIIRAIPGDPAQIILGQRATEEAIAALTAKLGLDQPWYIQYFEYIKGLLTGDLGESIRTNGPINEEIWPYLAATIELSIFAMIIAIIIGVNAGIISAWFQNSWFDYTAMVIALIGVSMPIFWLGLMEQWAFSINLGWLPTTGRENVRDPVSAITNLYLIDTLINGRMDQFVTVIKHLILPGIALATIPMAIIARITRSSMLEVMKSDFVRTARAKGVKMVWVVYKHSLKNAIIPVLTVIGLQTGLLLGGAILTETIFGWPGIGRYIFDAIGYRDYPVIQSGILIVATFFVFINLIVDLLYAVVDPRIKYN from the coding sequence ATGTTTTCTTATACCATAAGAAGAATACTAATGGTAGTTCCAGTGTTAATTGGAATGACTTTGGTTGTTTTTTCAATTATTCGTGCGATACCTGGAGACCCAGCACAGATTATTTTAGGACAAAGAGCAACAGAAGAGGCAATTGCAGCACTTACAGCTAAGCTAGGCTTAGATCAACCATGGTATATACAGTACTTTGAATATATAAAGGGATTACTAACTGGGGACCTGGGAGAATCGATTAGAACGAATGGCCCGATTAATGAAGAAATTTGGCCCTATTTAGCAGCAACTATCGAGCTTTCAATCTTTGCAATGATTATTGCTATTATTATTGGTGTGAATGCAGGGATTATAAGTGCTTGGTTTCAAAACTCTTGGTTTGATTATACGGCAATGGTTATTGCGCTGATCGGTGTATCCATGCCAATCTTCTGGTTAGGATTAATGGAACAGTGGGCATTTTCAATCAATCTAGGGTGGTTACCTACGACTGGTAGAGAAAATGTCAGAGATCCCGTATCTGCTATTACGAATTTATATTTAATAGATACGTTGATTAACGGTCGAATGGATCAATTTGTTACGGTGATCAAACATCTTATTTTGCCAGGGATTGCCCTTGCAACCATTCCAATGGCAATTATTGCACGTATCACTCGTTCAAGTATGCTAGAGGTAATGAAATCAGATTTTGTTAGAACAGCAAGAGCAAAAGGGGTAAAAATGGTCTGGGTTGTGTATAAGCATTCACTAAAGAATGCGATTATCCCTGTTTTAACCGTAATCGGATTGCAAACGGGTTTACTGTTAGGTGGAGCTATTTTAACAGAGACAATATTTGGTTGGCCAGGAATTGGTCGTTATATTTTTGACGCAATTGGGTATCGAGATTATCCAGTCATTCAATCAGGGATATTAATTGTAGCTACCTTCTTTGTATTTATTAACCTGATTGTTGATTTGTTATATGCTGTCGTAGATCCTCGAATTAAATATAACTAA
- a CDS encoding ABC transporter substrate-binding protein, translated as MRKKNIFLSFIFMLVLSLALVGCNGSSDEETSEPGTDNDTDNGSENQEETPASTQTELVFGRGGDSTSLDPITTTEGETFKVTVNIFETLLNYGEQDTTLHPGLATEWTPSEDGLTYTLKLREGVKFHDGTDFNAEAVVFNFERWMNGDSDQFPYYTMFGGFKGDEGHVIKEVKAVDELTVEFTLTRPQAPFLKNLAMSPFGIASPTALETHGDKFRENPVGTGPFKFVEWKPNDRIVIEKNPEYWMEGYPKLETVIFRVIPENSARLNALTTGEIDLMDGVNPSDLGQIEGNADLQTIKRPSMNVGYLGLTATREPFDNKLVRQALNHAIDKEGIIAAFYGGLAEPAKNPMPPSLEGYNDEIEAYPYDLAKAKELLAEAGYPDGFEMELWAMPVPRPYMPDGMKVAEVIQSSFAEIGVKAEIVTYDWGTYLDKASKGEADAFLLGWTGDNGDADNFIYTLLDKDSIGSNNYSYYSNDELHDILIEAQTVTDPEQRNALYKQAQEIVHEDAPWVPLVHSTPLLAAKSSLAGLLPHPTGSDILTKVEFK; from the coding sequence ATGAGGAAAAAGAACATTTTTTTAAGCTTCATCTTCATGCTAGTACTCTCTCTAGCTCTTGTTGGCTGTAATGGCTCTTCTGATGAGGAGACAAGTGAGCCTGGAACAGACAATGACACAGATAATGGCAGTGAAAATCAAGAAGAAACACCTGCTAGTACACAAACAGAGCTAGTATTTGGACGTGGAGGAGATTCAACTTCACTTGACCCAATCACTACAACTGAAGGTGAGACATTTAAGGTAACAGTGAATATTTTCGAAACACTATTAAACTATGGTGAGCAAGACACTACACTTCACCCAGGTCTTGCAACAGAATGGACTCCTTCTGAAGATGGACTAACGTATACTCTAAAACTAAGAGAAGGCGTAAAATTCCATGATGGAACTGACTTCAATGCTGAAGCTGTTGTATTCAACTTTGAGCGTTGGATGAATGGTGATTCAGACCAATTTCCTTATTACACAATGTTTGGCGGATTCAAAGGAGATGAAGGTCACGTAATTAAAGAAGTAAAAGCAGTAGATGAGCTTACGGTTGAATTTACATTAACTCGTCCACAAGCTCCATTTTTAAAGAACTTAGCCATGTCACCATTTGGTATCGCTAGTCCAACAGCATTAGAAACTCATGGTGATAAATTCAGAGAAAATCCAGTTGGTACTGGACCATTCAAGTTTGTTGAGTGGAAGCCAAATGATCGTATTGTCATTGAAAAAAATCCAGAATATTGGATGGAAGGTTATCCTAAATTAGAAACAGTCATTTTCAGAGTAATTCCAGAAAACTCTGCTCGATTAAATGCATTAACAACGGGCGAGATCGATTTAATGGATGGGGTCAATCCATCTGACTTAGGACAAATCGAAGGAAATGCAGATTTACAAACAATTAAGCGTCCATCAATGAATGTTGGTTACCTAGGGCTTACAGCTACTAGAGAACCATTTGATAATAAGCTTGTTCGTCAAGCATTGAACCATGCAATCGATAAAGAAGGTATTATTGCGGCATTTTACGGTGGATTAGCAGAGCCAGCTAAGAACCCAATGCCACCATCATTAGAAGGATATAACGATGAGATTGAAGCATATCCTTATGATTTAGCAAAAGCGAAGGAATTACTTGCTGAAGCAGGATATCCAGATGGCTTTGAAATGGAATTATGGGCAATGCCAGTTCCACGTCCATATATGCCAGATGGAATGAAGGTAGCAGAAGTGATTCAATCAAGCTTTGCTGAAATTGGTGTAAAAGCTGAGATTGTTACTTATGACTGGGGTACTTACCTAGACAAAGCTAGTAAGGGAGAAGCTGATGCATTCCTGCTAGGTTGGACAGGTGACAACGGAGATGCTGATAACTTTATTTATACATTATTAGATAAAGATAGCATCGGAAGTAACAACTATTCTTACTATAGCAATGATGAGTTACACGATATCTTAATTGAAGCTCAAACAGTAACAGATCCAGAGCAAAGAAATGCATTATACAAGCAAGCTCAAGAAATCGTTCATGAGGATGCACCTTGGGTACCTTTAGTTCACTCTACACCATTATTGGCTGCAAAGAGTAGCTTAGCAGGTCTACTTCCACATCCAACTGGATCAGATATCTTAACTAAAGTTGAATTTAAGTAA
- a CDS encoding ABC transporter ATP-binding protein: MTKPLLQVRGLKKHFPINGGVLGKQVGQVKAVDGLSFYVNKGETLGLVGESGCGKSTTGRLLLRLLDPTEGNVVFEEQEITTLSKNDMRKLRREMQMIFQDPYASLNPRHTVEKILEEPLIVHGIGTKSERKKKVREMLEVVGLSSYHAKRYPHQFSGGQRQRIGIAKALMTNPKLIIADEPVSALDVSIQSQVLNLLEDLQKEFDLTFVFIAHDLGVVRHISDRVGVMYLGRLIELASSETLYEKPLHPYTQALLNAVPVPDPDFIREETEISGEIPSPSNPPEGCAFHTRCGSCMDICKTTRPEFKELEPGHFVACHLYES; the protein is encoded by the coding sequence ATGACAAAACCGTTACTTCAAGTTAGAGGTCTTAAGAAGCATTTCCCGATTAATGGTGGAGTCCTCGGCAAACAAGTTGGTCAGGTTAAGGCAGTTGATGGTCTTTCTTTTTATGTCAATAAAGGGGAAACTCTTGGACTAGTTGGTGAGAGTGGTTGTGGAAAATCAACTACAGGTCGACTGTTACTAAGATTGCTAGATCCAACAGAAGGAAATGTTGTTTTTGAGGAACAAGAAATTACAACTCTATCAAAAAATGATATGAGAAAGCTTAGAAGAGAGATGCAAATGATCTTCCAGGATCCATATGCTTCACTTAATCCAAGGCATACAGTTGAAAAAATTCTAGAGGAACCGTTAATTGTCCATGGTATCGGAACGAAGTCTGAACGAAAGAAAAAGGTAAGAGAGATGCTAGAGGTCGTAGGCTTAAGTAGCTATCACGCAAAACGCTATCCTCACCAATTTAGTGGTGGGCAAAGGCAGCGAATTGGAATTGCAAAGGCACTTATGACAAATCCGAAACTGATTATTGCTGATGAACCTGTTTCGGCATTAGATGTATCGATTCAATCACAGGTACTAAACTTGCTAGAGGATCTGCAAAAAGAATTTGACCTGACATTCGTATTTATTGCCCACGATTTAGGTGTTGTTAGGCATATAAGTGATAGAGTCGGAGTAATGTATTTAGGTAGGCTAATAGAGTTGGCATCAAGCGAAACGCTCTATGAAAAGCCACTTCACCCTTATACTCAAGCATTATTAAATGCTGTACCAGTCCCAGACCCCGATTTTATAAGGGAAGAAACAGAAATCAGTGGGGAAATTCCAAGTCCTTCGAATCCACCAGAAGGTTGTGCATTCCATACAAGATGTGGTTCCTGTATGGATATCTGTAAAACGACACGACCGGAATTTAAAGAATTAGAGCCTGGTCATTTTGTTGCATGTCATTTATATGAATCTTGA